The Candidatus Methylacidiphilales bacterium genome contains a region encoding:
- the aroE gene encoding shikimate dehydrogenase translates to MEEIYTPETLLRLQSNPPLYGVIGHPVAHSLSPAMQLAAFQACGLQAQYVRVEIPPEKLADSIRAMRQLPFTGWNCTLPHKIAIAALADELAESARQLGAANTLLNDNGRLTGFNTDGEGWVRAVRTEFSLDVRDLRILILGTGGAGQGLAIQAALEHCQKLVLCNRTEATARSLEQKVAPHFKSDKLLGAAARLKVIPWDEKIIARELSQIDLVVNGTSLGLKPQDPSVLPARILQPHLCVHDIIYRPARTRLLDAAREAGARSANGLSMLLHQGALAFEIWTGRAAPLEEMKKALQTAVGI, encoded by the coding sequence GTGGAAGAAATTTATACTCCGGAAACGCTCCTGCGCCTTCAATCCAATCCTCCCCTCTACGGCGTGATCGGCCACCCCGTCGCGCACTCCTTGTCCCCGGCCATGCAGCTCGCCGCGTTTCAAGCCTGCGGCCTGCAGGCCCAATACGTCCGGGTTGAAATCCCGCCGGAAAAACTCGCGGACTCAATCCGCGCCATGCGGCAACTGCCTTTCACCGGCTGGAACTGCACCCTGCCCCACAAAATCGCAATCGCCGCCCTGGCCGATGAACTGGCGGAGTCCGCCAGGCAACTCGGCGCTGCCAATACTCTGCTCAACGACAACGGCCGGCTCACGGGCTTCAATACGGATGGGGAAGGCTGGGTGCGCGCCGTCCGGACTGAATTTTCCCTGGATGTCCGGGATTTGCGCATTCTCATCCTCGGCACAGGCGGCGCCGGCCAGGGGCTGGCCATTCAAGCCGCCCTGGAACACTGTCAGAAACTGGTGCTCTGCAACCGCACGGAAGCCACGGCCCGCAGCCTTGAACAAAAGGTCGCTCCTCATTTTAAATCCGACAAATTGCTCGGGGCCGCCGCCCGGCTGAAAGTAATTCCCTGGGATGAAAAAATCATTGCCCGCGAACTCAGCCAGATTGATCTGGTCGTCAACGGTACCTCGCTTGGATTGAAACCCCAGGATCCGTCCGTGTTGCCCGCCCGTATTCTCCAGCCACACCTCTGCGTTCACGACATCATTTACCGCCCGGCCCGCACCCGCCTGCTCGATGCCGCGCGTGAAGCCGGCGCGCGCAGCGCGAATGGATTGAGCATGCTCCTGCACCAGGGGGCGCTGGCTTTTGAAATCTGGACGGGCCGTGCGGCACCGCTGGAAGAAATGAAAAAAGCACTGCAAACGGCAGTCGGCATATAA
- a CDS encoding exosortase-associated EpsI family protein — protein MNARNSNVPGQTPAPGFQMRNPWGRMAAAVLFFALVLAVCRFSPNPNSSLQAGVRMQLPDFYKGMTATDLSMTAAEQKILPTDTGFVRKLYKDPAGDQIACTIVLAGGEKRSIHRPEVCLPGQGWNIKSGEVAPITLSDGRRLEVMKLTLEQDVQIGPGHNIKRKCLFLYWFVGKGVTTPLHSWRVFLTSWDRVMRNLNHRWAYVIVSSLVTDNLMPNGRNEQQTLQMLENFISDTAPTYMLEDRGDGNVKSRSPDSKPVPAAKEEAAKPGAGSR, from the coding sequence ATGAATGCCAGGAACTCAAACGTGCCGGGCCAAACGCCGGCGCCCGGGTTTCAGATGCGGAACCCGTGGGGGCGCATGGCCGCAGCCGTTTTGTTTTTTGCCCTGGTACTCGCGGTTTGCCGCTTTTCGCCCAACCCCAATTCCTCGCTGCAGGCCGGAGTGCGGATGCAGTTGCCGGATTTTTACAAGGGAATGACGGCAACGGACCTGAGCATGACTGCGGCGGAGCAGAAGATTCTGCCGACAGACACCGGATTTGTGCGGAAACTTTACAAGGATCCGGCGGGCGACCAGATTGCATGTACCATAGTATTGGCGGGCGGCGAAAAGCGCAGCATACACCGTCCGGAAGTTTGCCTGCCGGGACAGGGTTGGAACATTAAAAGCGGGGAAGTGGCGCCCATTACGTTGTCTGACGGGCGGCGTCTGGAAGTGATGAAATTGACGTTGGAACAGGATGTGCAGATCGGTCCGGGGCATAATATCAAGCGCAAGTGCCTCTTCCTGTATTGGTTTGTTGGGAAGGGAGTCACGACCCCATTGCATTCGTGGCGGGTTTTTCTCACCAGTTGGGACCGGGTGATGCGGAACCTGAATCATCGTTGGGCCTATGTGATTGTCTCCTCGCTGGTGACGGACAATCTGATGCCCAATGGCAGGAATGAGCAGCAGACGCTGCAGATGCTGGAGAATTTCATCTCGGATACAGCCCCCACATACATGCTGGAGGACCGCGGTGATGGAAATGTCAAATCCCGGAGTCCGGATTCGAAACCTGTCCCAGCCGCAAAGGAGGAAGCCGCAAAGCCGGGAGCGGGAAGCCGTTGA
- a CDS encoding ATP-binding protein has product MKASLLGKLVKRVEHLGHDELKRYLLRVAKESGLLETVFNTLSEAVVVLDAKGRIEYCNRAAHKLLPIPQDVPAGALVSKYLRDLDWNSLLSQGRATTKTLEIHYPERRMLEFYLLPVEEQAAVEESFVAIFHDVTRRQNDTREVIESERLHALTLLAAGVAHELGNPINSINIHLQLMERDLRSAPPELKLKLEESIRVARSEMDRLDSIINRFLKAVRPTLPDFREAQLSEVVQETLEILKAEVKDRNVLVEVDIPEDLPRLRMDVEQMKQAFYNIIKNAMQAMGSKGILNIRAANTDGGVELSFEDNGTGISLENLPRVLEPYYTTKKRGTGLGLMIVQRIVREHGAELQLESHAGQGTLVRICFPLGRKQMQLLEKGSA; this is encoded by the coding sequence ATGAAAGCTTCATTGTTGGGGAAACTGGTGAAGAGGGTGGAGCATCTGGGCCACGACGAGCTCAAGCGTTATCTCCTGAGAGTTGCCAAGGAAAGCGGATTGCTGGAGACGGTTTTCAACACATTGAGCGAAGCGGTGGTGGTGCTGGATGCGAAGGGGAGGATCGAATATTGCAACCGGGCCGCCCACAAGCTGTTGCCGATCCCGCAGGATGTGCCGGCGGGGGCGCTGGTTTCGAAATATCTCAGGGATCTGGACTGGAATTCGCTCCTTTCGCAGGGCCGGGCCACCACAAAAACCCTGGAGATCCATTATCCCGAACGAAGGATGCTGGAGTTTTATCTGTTGCCGGTTGAGGAACAGGCGGCGGTCGAGGAATCTTTTGTGGCCATTTTTCATGATGTGACGCGCAGGCAGAATGATACGCGGGAGGTCATCGAGTCCGAAAGGCTGCATGCGTTGACGCTGCTGGCCGCGGGGGTGGCGCATGAACTGGGCAATCCCATCAACAGCATCAATATTCATCTCCAGCTCATGGAACGGGATTTGCGCTCGGCGCCTCCGGAATTGAAGTTGAAACTGGAGGAATCCATCCGGGTGGCGCGGAGTGAAATGGACCGCCTGGATTCGATCATCAACCGGTTTCTCAAGGCGGTCCGCCCCACGTTGCCGGATTTTCGCGAGGCGCAATTGTCGGAAGTGGTGCAGGAAACGCTGGAGATATTAAAGGCGGAAGTGAAGGACCGGAATGTTTTGGTTGAGGTGGACATACCGGAGGATTTGCCGAGATTACGGATGGATGTGGAGCAGATGAAACAGGCTTTTTACAACATCATCAAAAATGCCATGCAAGCCATGGGCAGCAAGGGAATCCTGAATATCCGGGCTGCAAACACGGATGGCGGTGTTGAGTTGTCGTTTGAAGACAACGGGACCGGGATTTCGCTGGAGAATTTGCCGCGGGTCCTCGAACCGTATTATACCACAAAAAAACGCGGCACGGGCCTCGGTTTGATGATTGTGCAGCGGATTGTACGGGAGCATGGGGCGGAGTTGCAATTGGAAAGCCATGCAGGCCAGGGTACCCTGGTGCGGATTTGTTTCCCGCTTGGACGAAAGCAAATGCAGTTATTGGAAAAAGGAAGCGCGTAG
- a CDS encoding exosortase/archaeosortase family protein: protein MDARKWTVDKQVWVLSFSAILLILWGLYGFFPYGFGYGNVARPVFDNLLWMWDDKHEPEWGHCWLVPLICAGLIIWKREELVGLPVEGGKRGAIIWMAAAGFVYWVGYKIDIVPLSLVSIQITLGALILWFFGWPLMRALLFPYLFLFFAWPMPFLDSSLTLYLKTFMTQISVAFLNLIGIACLQRGSGIISSADYQYQIPEGARFMLEIDNPCSGIHSLFALMMISALAGYILLPRPWQRWLLFASSLPLSVAGNFVRILMLTFGTLLFGQEFALGRNDNPSFYHMFSGFAVFGVAMSGMLAFGWLLNGGWRVAAVVLGLDGLLRGTPFQAGFAKGRSSK from the coding sequence ATGGACGCCCGCAAATGGACTGTTGACAAGCAGGTCTGGGTGTTGTCATTTTCCGCCATCCTCCTGATTTTGTGGGGGCTTTATGGCTTTTTCCCGTATGGATTCGGATACGGGAATGTTGCAAGGCCGGTTTTTGACAATCTGCTTTGGATGTGGGATGACAAGCATGAGCCGGAATGGGGGCATTGTTGGCTGGTGCCGCTGATTTGCGCCGGGTTGATTATTTGGAAACGGGAGGAATTGGTTGGCCTTCCGGTGGAGGGTGGCAAACGAGGAGCGATCATCTGGATGGCGGCCGCCGGTTTTGTGTATTGGGTTGGCTACAAGATTGATATTGTACCCCTGAGCCTGGTTTCGATCCAGATTACCCTTGGGGCGTTGATCCTGTGGTTTTTTGGGTGGCCGCTGATGCGCGCGCTGCTGTTTCCTTATTTATTCTTATTTTTTGCCTGGCCGATGCCGTTTCTGGACAGTTCCCTGACACTCTATTTAAAAACATTCATGACGCAGATTTCGGTGGCTTTTCTTAATTTGATAGGTATTGCATGCCTGCAACGGGGCTCCGGCATCATTTCATCGGCGGATTACCAATATCAAATACCAGAAGGCGCGCGTTTCATGCTGGAGATTGACAACCCGTGCAGCGGGATTCATTCCCTTTTCGCCCTCATGATGATTTCGGCGTTGGCCGGGTATATCCTGCTGCCCCGGCCCTGGCAAAGATGGCTGCTCTTTGCCAGTTCCCTGCCGCTTTCCGTGGCCGGCAATTTTGTGCGCATCCTGATGCTGACGTTTGGCACGCTTCTTTTTGGGCAGGAGTTTGCGCTTGGCCGCAATGACAATCCCAGTTTTTACCACATGTTTTCAGGCTTTGCGGTCTTTGGCGTGGCCATGTCGGGGATGCTTGCGTTCGGCTGGCTTTTGAACGGCGGTTGGCGTGTTGCGGCGGTTGTTTTGGGATTGGATGGTTTATTGCGCGGGACGCCGTTCCAAGCCGGCTTCGCAAAGGGCAGGAGCTCAAAATGA
- a CDS encoding glycosyltransferase family 9 protein, with protein sequence MKPNTQNAKPRLVLFEWHHLGDAILSLPFLRGATECYRVVVFCTPQVAELYRLCLPGIETVSWRPFWVKGGGKGNRSEGSVSFFGLIRKLRAFKADAAVSVWPDPRAHFFMALSGAKVRIGFALTNDNIYASGLPWRRREIFYGRLAARLLEAVSGGRWLTLGLEKKSSSQAHWEDWRQMSGALGAAWRDALPWFDPAAEDLRGEMADFFQKAALSGKPVFLLHAGAGHPTKRWPVERFQAVIHEWFTRGKIPLVIVDDGSGMIPVPEGPDQITCRPANLALFLKILGRVDAVLCNDSLPSHAAAALGKKVFTIFGSASTAWFAPYKNEAHVVSSDVCPFRPCLGRCVQPSFICLEAVQPRDVIEKLKSGI encoded by the coding sequence ATGAAGCCCAATACGCAAAACGCAAAACCCAGGCTGGTTCTTTTTGAATGGCACCATCTGGGCGATGCCATTCTGAGTCTGCCTTTTCTCAGGGGGGCAACGGAATGTTATCGGGTTGTGGTTTTCTGTACCCCCCAGGTGGCGGAACTTTATCGCCTTTGCCTGCCGGGCATTGAGACGGTCTCATGGCGGCCCTTTTGGGTTAAAGGCGGCGGAAAGGGGAATAGAAGCGAGGGTTCTGTTTCATTTTTTGGATTGATCCGGAAATTAAGGGCTTTCAAAGCCGATGCGGCTGTTTCCGTCTGGCCGGATCCGAGAGCCCATTTTTTCATGGCGTTGAGCGGGGCGAAAGTGCGCATCGGGTTTGCCCTGACAAACGACAATATTTACGCTTCCGGATTGCCGTGGCGCCGGAGGGAAATTTTCTACGGCAGACTCGCCGCCCGTTTGCTTGAGGCCGTCTCCGGCGGGCGTTGGCTGACGCTGGGTTTGGAAAAGAAGTCATCGAGCCAGGCCCATTGGGAAGATTGGCGGCAAATGTCAGGTGCGCTGGGGGCTGCGTGGCGCGACGCATTGCCGTGGTTTGACCCGGCTGCGGAAGACCTGCGCGGGGAGATGGCGGATTTTTTTCAAAAAGCGGCCTTGTCCGGAAAGCCGGTTTTTTTGCTGCATGCCGGGGCGGGGCATCCGACCAAGCGCTGGCCGGTGGAGAGGTTCCAGGCTGTAATTCATGAATGGTTTACCAGGGGAAAAATTCCCCTTGTTATTGTGGACGATGGAAGCGGGATGATTCCGGTCCCGGAGGGACCGGATCAAATCACCTGCCGTCCCGCCAATCTTGCCTTGTTTTTAAAAATACTCGGCCGGGTGGACGCGGTGTTGTGCAACGATTCGCTTCCCTCCCATGCTGCCGCAGCCTTGGGGAAGAAAGTTTTCACGATTTTTGGTTCGGCATCCACGGCATGGTTTGCTCCTTACAAAAATGAGGCGCATGTGGTTTCGAGCGATGTATGCCCGTTTCGCCCCTGTCTGGGCCGGTGTGTACAACCTTCGTTTATTTGTTTGGAAGCCGTGCAGCCCCGGGATGTCATTGAAAAACTGAAGAGCGGAATTTGA
- a CDS encoding serine O-acetyltransferase, with product MNHLTARLLDSYAEAGVINHIDGVNLPDKQAIERITLLLLQLLFPGYYEKLSVSGGELEAKIKGHLDSIACQLQQEIAKSLDYDPPAVRPSGDVPDAARKLACEFLSRLPEVREILVTDVEAAYDGDPAASSMDEIILAYPGLEAIAVYRLAHEMHRQHIALIPRMMTEWAHSRTGIDIHPGARIGAHFFIDHGTGVVIGETCVIGNHVKVYHSVTLGARSTSGGQQLRGSKRHPTLEDGVTIYPGATILGGETVIGAGSTIGGNVFLLHSVPPRSLVYYEEGAVLVKPKGPPDEDSGAGTDSIVYVI from the coding sequence TTGAATCATCTGACAGCCCGGCTGCTGGATTCCTATGCCGAGGCCGGTGTGATCAACCACATCGACGGCGTGAATTTGCCTGACAAACAGGCCATTGAACGGATCACCCTGCTGCTGCTCCAACTCCTGTTTCCCGGCTATTATGAGAAATTGAGCGTCTCGGGCGGTGAACTGGAGGCGAAGATCAAGGGCCACCTGGATTCCATTGCGTGCCAGTTGCAGCAGGAAATCGCCAAGAGCCTCGATTACGATCCACCTGCGGTCCGTCCGTCGGGCGATGTCCCGGACGCGGCCCGGAAGCTGGCCTGTGAATTTCTGAGCAGGCTTCCGGAAGTGCGGGAAATTTTGGTGACGGATGTGGAGGCGGCATATGACGGCGATCCGGCGGCATCGAGCATGGATGAAATCATCCTGGCCTATCCCGGACTTGAAGCCATTGCGGTGTATCGGCTGGCGCACGAGATGCACCGGCAACATATTGCCCTGATTCCCCGCATGATGACGGAATGGGCGCATTCGCGGACCGGGATTGACATTCATCCGGGGGCGCGGATCGGCGCGCATTTTTTCATCGATCACGGGACAGGCGTGGTGATTGGAGAGACTTGTGTGATAGGAAACCACGTCAAGGTCTATCATAGCGTCACGTTGGGCGCGCGCTCAACCTCCGGCGGACAGCAGTTGAGGGGAAGCAAACGCCACCCGACGCTTGAAGACGGGGTGACGATTTATCCCGGCGCCACGATCCTGGGCGGCGAGACTGTGATTGGCGCCGGCAGCACGATTGGCGGCAATGTGTTTCTCCTGCACAGCGTCCCGCCGCGCAGCCTGGTTTATTATGAGGAAGGCGCGGTGCTGGTGAAGCCGAAAGGCCCGCCGGACGAGGACAGCGGCGCCGGGACGGATTCGATTGTTTATGTGATATAA